A window of the Mucilaginibacter sp. cycad4 genome harbors these coding sequences:
- a CDS encoding LysM peptidoglycan-binding domain-containing protein: MKFKILLLVTPLLTFSISLFANPLVDSIGVENLNGKKVIVHKLDPKDNYYSIGRRYNISPKAIIQFNNNAPLKIGGIVKVPTELPFSGEAAAQPAVTAPAKQVVTTPAPAQQKPVTQAPVQQNKPQVQPPVSSPAPVAQNAAAKPQQAPADTVKKVSMLNVQQYKVSAGETLFSIAKRFNTSVDDIKSLNKLSSDSLAPNQVINVRSGLPPEEAKQPVMQRDSTAVAAQQDTTGGDHGKANRFGLYEKVEKGVATWMDDAGLDPKKELVLHRTAPIGTIIKITNPMNNHTTFAKVVGRFTDNEVNKNVLIIMTKNTADALGALDKRFQVNISYGSPNE, translated from the coding sequence ATGAAATTTAAGATTTTATTATTGGTCACTCCCTTACTCACATTCTCTATATCGCTTTTTGCAAATCCGCTTGTCGACTCGATAGGCGTTGAAAACCTGAACGGCAAAAAAGTGATCGTTCACAAGCTCGATCCCAAAGATAATTACTACTCTATAGGCCGTCGCTACAACATCAGCCCTAAAGCCATTATACAGTTCAATAATAACGCCCCCCTTAAAATTGGCGGTATTGTAAAAGTACCTACCGAATTACCTTTTTCGGGCGAAGCTGCTGCACAACCTGCAGTAACTGCACCTGCAAAACAAGTAGTTACAACTCCTGCTCCTGCGCAACAAAAGCCGGTTACCCAGGCTCCTGTTCAGCAAAACAAACCACAGGTTCAGCCTCCGGTTAGCTCACCTGCGCCTGTAGCGCAAAACGCTGCGGCTAAACCACAGCAGGCACCGGCTGATACCGTTAAAAAGGTAAGCATGCTTAATGTGCAGCAATACAAGGTATCAGCAGGGGAGACCTTGTTTTCTATTGCCAAACGTTTCAATACTTCGGTAGATGATATTAAATCACTTAATAAATTAAGCTCAGATTCATTAGCGCCTAACCAGGTAATTAATGTGCGCAGTGGTTTACCTCCCGAAGAAGCTAAACAACCTGTAATGCAGCGCGATTCAACTGCTGTTGCCGCGCAGCAGGATACAACCGGCGGCGACCATGGTAAAGCAAACCGTTTTGGCCTGTACGAAAAAGTTGAAAAAGGTGTAGCTACCTGGATGGATGATGCCGGCTTGGATCCTAAAAAGGAACTGGTATTGCACCGCACCGCGCCGATAGGTACCATCATTAAAATTACCAATCCAATGAACAATCATACCACCTTTGCTAAAGTGGTTGGCCGTTTTACTGATAATGAGGTAAATAAAAATGTGCTCATCATCATGACCAAAAACACAGCCGATGCATTAGGTGCTTTAGATAAACGTTTCCAGGTAAATATCAGCTACGGCAGCCCGAATGAATAA
- a CDS encoding DUF4905 domain-containing protein, whose amino-acid sequence MTSLLPFISKIYQAPVWRMEIDESSQTLFLEIRDHADKQVSFSALNLQSGDVYFEGLTTPERWLTGIETAYNGVLLLHNYQSATGPVHKGLTAIEAVSGKELWSNFTLAFDHLSVNGPIVYNAQLQPKKLFLLDVKTGNILRGYEPAPDQPLNNQVISPELLPATEVNDLYLSLRVHANAVHYISYNSFRIVSLHTLLQEHLEQHLFVFNEEGTLLYHDLLHDAIQKMQPEAFVLHNNQLIYLKNRSGLIVLNL is encoded by the coding sequence ATGACTTCGCTTTTACCCTTCATCAGTAAAATTTACCAGGCCCCGGTTTGGCGTATGGAAATTGACGAAAGCAGCCAGACGCTGTTCCTCGAGATCAGGGACCATGCCGATAAACAGGTTAGTTTTTCGGCCCTGAACCTGCAAAGCGGTGATGTTTATTTTGAAGGTTTAACTACTCCCGAGCGTTGGCTTACCGGTATTGAAACAGCTTATAATGGTGTATTGCTACTGCACAACTACCAATCGGCTACGGGGCCGGTACATAAAGGTTTGACGGCTATCGAGGCTGTATCCGGTAAAGAATTATGGAGCAATTTTACTTTAGCCTTTGATCATCTGTCGGTAAACGGTCCTATAGTTTATAATGCGCAGTTACAACCGAAGAAATTATTTTTACTTGATGTTAAAACCGGCAATATATTAAGAGGATACGAACCCGCGCCTGATCAACCTTTGAATAATCAGGTCATTAGCCCGGAATTGCTGCCCGCAACGGAAGTAAATGATTTATATTTATCGCTTAGGGTACATGCAAATGCGGTTCATTATATCAGCTACAATAGTTTCAGAATTGTATCTTTGCACACGCTTTTGCAGGAGCATCTTGAACAGCACTTGTTTGTATTTAACGAGGAGGGTACCCTTTTGTATCACGATTTGTTACATGACGCTATACAAAAAATGCAGCCCGAGGCGTTTGTACTACATAATAATCAGCTCATCTATTTAAAAAACAGATCGGGCTTAATAGTGTTGAACTTATAA
- a CDS encoding DNA starvation/stationary phase protection protein, with protein sequence MNAKEISLEESKVKPVVDHLNDLLANYHIHYQKLRGCHWNVKGTSFFTLHLKFEELYTAALVTIDELAERILSLGKPPISTFKDYIETSSIKEIQTIGLKDQLMVKAIIDDLAALIKMEREILNITADAGDDGTNDMINRFMQFNEKNTWMLRSFVNED encoded by the coding sequence ATGAACGCAAAAGAAATAAGCCTCGAAGAAAGTAAAGTAAAACCGGTAGTTGACCACCTGAACGATCTGCTGGCCAATTACCATATCCACTACCAAAAACTGCGCGGCTGCCATTGGAACGTTAAAGGCACAAGCTTTTTTACCCTGCACCTTAAATTTGAAGAGCTATATACCGCAGCGCTTGTTACTATTGATGAGCTTGCCGAAAGGATCCTGAGCCTTGGCAAACCTCCCATCAGTACGTTTAAGGATTATATCGAAACATCAAGCATTAAAGAGATCCAGACCATTGGTTTAAAAGATCAGTTGATGGTGAAAGCCATTATTGACGATTTGGCTGCGCTGATAAAAATGGAACGTGAGATATTGAACATCACTGCCGATGCCGGTGACGACGGTACCAATGATATGATCAACCGTTTCATGCAGTTCAACGAAAAAAACACCTGGATGCTGCGCTCATTTGTGAACGAGGACTAA
- a CDS encoding GH92 family glycosyl hydrolase — MNKPIKILISLTLLIFFTVNAANAQTQPVHTKYVNTFIGTAPLNDPKILGYELPKGWRSWAGLTFPGSSLPNAMVQLSPVTAYGSGAGYQYEDSVIYGFTHTNKGHWNLCNIPILPVSNPQGSKFGSRFSHKKESSAPGFYQVYLDDYQVNVSLTSTLRSGYHKYEFKTNTSRQILFDLGKANSRVSTWRIEQVGPTAVQGFQGGENVYFYAELNTKINKLEKTDEGQRSGYAMLYLADGGTTPVELKIGLSFVSEKNAKENLEREIGNKSFDIIRSEASQTWEKLLSAIQVKGGTEKQKRMFYSCLYRSFLWPALRSDVNGEFTDAKRNVVKTGARYYTEPSLWDTYRNKDVLLGLITPDVTLDVIKSLKDVGDKTGFIPTFFHGDHGASSIAGAYLRGIDKFDVEGTYKLLLRNANVEGGPRPFITEYIQKGYISDPDIAKPEVETKAKAGVSKTLEYSYDDYSVAQIAKKLGDTANYRILMARSQNYKNMFDPSTRFMRGRLENGEWIKNFDPQHPYYEYMYREANAWQVSFFAPHDMPGLIKLYGGPKGFESKLDSLFTLPWNPNYIARNVETMIGQYCQGNQPDHEAPFAYIFINKPAKSQKIIDYILNNLYGIGNEGLELSGMDDAGEMSSWYVFSALGLYPFSATDPKYIVTAPLFDEVKWTTSNGKTLTISKPGKGRAVTSIQVNGKANNGYFVSHDLFKTGGKITVVTN, encoded by the coding sequence ATGAACAAACCAATTAAAATCCTGATCAGCCTAACATTATTGATTTTTTTTACGGTAAATGCGGCAAACGCGCAAACCCAACCGGTGCACACTAAGTATGTAAACACTTTCATAGGTACCGCGCCGCTCAATGATCCTAAAATTCTGGGCTATGAGTTGCCTAAAGGATGGCGGTCCTGGGCCGGGCTTACCTTTCCAGGCAGTTCGCTGCCAAATGCCATGGTGCAATTAAGTCCTGTTACAGCTTATGGCTCAGGGGCAGGCTACCAATATGAGGACTCAGTTATCTATGGCTTTACCCATACCAATAAAGGTCACTGGAACCTGTGTAATATTCCTATTCTGCCGGTATCAAATCCGCAGGGAAGCAAATTCGGTTCAAGATTTTCGCATAAAAAAGAAAGCTCGGCACCCGGCTTTTACCAGGTATATCTTGACGATTACCAGGTAAATGTGAGCCTGACTTCTACGCTCAGGAGCGGCTACCATAAATATGAATTTAAAACTAACACCAGCAGGCAAATACTTTTTGACCTGGGCAAAGCCAACAGCAGGGTATCAACCTGGCGTATAGAACAAGTGGGGCCGACCGCCGTGCAAGGTTTTCAGGGCGGCGAAAACGTTTATTTTTATGCCGAACTAAACACCAAAATAAACAAATTAGAAAAAACAGACGAAGGGCAGCGCAGCGGATATGCAATGTTGTATTTAGCCGATGGGGGTACAACGCCTGTTGAACTTAAAATTGGGCTTTCGTTTGTAAGCGAGAAAAACGCTAAAGAAAACCTGGAGAGGGAGATAGGCAATAAAAGCTTCGATATTATCCGCAGCGAGGCATCGCAAACCTGGGAAAAGTTATTATCAGCCATACAGGTTAAAGGTGGTACAGAAAAACAAAAACGGATGTTTTATTCCTGCCTGTACCGTTCGTTTTTGTGGCCTGCTTTGCGCAGCGATGTGAACGGCGAATTTACCGACGCTAAAAGGAACGTTGTGAAAACAGGGGCAAGGTACTATACCGAACCATCGTTATGGGATACCTACCGCAATAAAGATGTGCTGCTGGGCTTAATTACGCCCGATGTAACACTTGATGTTATTAAATCATTAAAAGATGTTGGTGATAAAACCGGCTTTATCCCTACGTTTTTCCACGGAGATCATGGGGCTTCATCTATAGCTGGTGCGTATCTGCGGGGGATTGACAAATTTGATGTTGAAGGCACTTATAAATTGCTTTTAAGAAACGCTAACGTTGAAGGTGGTCCGCGGCCCTTCATTACCGAGTATATTCAGAAAGGCTATATCTCCGATCCCGACATCGCCAAACCCGAGGTAGAAACCAAAGCCAAAGCCGGTGTTTCAAAAACATTGGAGTACTCATACGATGATTATTCAGTAGCTCAAATAGCCAAAAAATTAGGGGATACTGCTAATTATCGCATTTTGATGGCCCGTTCGCAAAACTATAAAAACATGTTTGATCCATCTACCCGGTTTATGCGGGGCAGACTGGAAAACGGTGAATGGATCAAGAATTTTGACCCTCAGCATCCATATTACGAATACATGTACCGTGAAGCTAATGCCTGGCAGGTATCCTTTTTTGCACCACATGATATGCCCGGGCTGATAAAGCTTTACGGTGGGCCAAAGGGTTTCGAATCAAAGCTTGATTCGTTATTTACGCTGCCATGGAACCCTAATTATATTGCCCGCAATGTGGAAACAATGATAGGCCAATACTGCCAGGGTAACCAACCCGATCATGAAGCTCCGTTTGCATATATTTTTATTAATAAACCGGCAAAATCGCAGAAGATAATCGATTATATTTTGAATAACCTGTATGGCATTGGCAATGAAGGTTTGGAACTCAGCGGTATGGACGATGCCGGCGAAATGTCGTCATGGTACGTTTTCAGCGCATTGGGCTTGTATCCGTTTTCGGCAACCGATCCAAAATACATTGTTACTGCCCCGCTGTTTGATGAAGTGAAATGGACAACCAGCAACGGCAAAACATTAACTATCAGCAAACCCGGAAAAGGCAGGGCCGTTACCTCAATTCAGGTGAACGGAAAGGCAAATAATGGTTATTTTGTATCGCACGATTTGTTTAAAACCGGTGGTAAAATAACTGTTGTTACCAATTAA